A stretch of Amycolatopsis balhimycina FH 1894 DNA encodes these proteins:
- a CDS encoding SDR family NAD(P)-dependent oxidoreductase, which produces MGNTREVVVTGGGTGIGYAVAAAFAGAGDRVTITGRREKVLAEAATLSGARPVVFDAADPAALEAALTELPDRVDVLVNNAGGNTDFLDENGDAEGLAGFAAAFERNLRSNVVSAALVTHALRERFAEGARIITIGSIAAHTGAGSYGAAKAAVEGWNVSVAREFGPRGITANIVAPGLIGDTEFFHGQLSDRRREWLVGNTMNKRPGTPDDVAAVVTFLASPAAGHVTGQVVHVNGGAHLGR; this is translated from the coding sequence ATGGGGAACACCAGGGAAGTCGTGGTGACCGGCGGCGGCACGGGCATCGGGTACGCCGTCGCGGCCGCCTTCGCCGGCGCGGGCGACCGCGTCACGATCACCGGGCGCCGCGAAAAGGTGCTCGCCGAAGCTGCGACGCTCTCGGGCGCGCGGCCCGTCGTGTTCGACGCCGCCGATCCCGCGGCCCTCGAAGCCGCACTGACGGAGTTGCCCGACCGCGTCGACGTGCTCGTCAACAACGCCGGGGGCAACACGGACTTCCTGGACGAGAACGGCGACGCGGAAGGCCTGGCCGGCTTCGCGGCCGCGTTCGAACGGAACCTGCGGTCCAATGTGGTCAGTGCCGCGCTCGTCACCCACGCGCTGCGCGAACGGTTCGCCGAGGGGGCGCGGATCATCACGATCGGCTCGATCGCCGCGCACACCGGCGCCGGGTCCTACGGTGCCGCGAAGGCCGCGGTCGAGGGCTGGAACGTCAGCGTGGCCAGGGAGTTCGGCCCGCGCGGGATCACCGCGAACATCGTGGCGCCGGGACTGATCGGGGACACCGAGTTCTTCCACGGGCAGCTGAGCGACCGCCGCCGGGAGTGGCTCGTCGGCAACACGATGAACAAGCGCCCGGGCACGCCGGACGACGTCGCCGCCGTCGTGACGTTCTTGGCGAGTCCCGCCGCCGGGCACGTCACCGGTCAGGTCGTGCACGTCAACGGCGGCGCCCACCTGGGACGCTAG